GCTGCATCCCGCTGTCTTAAAAATAATCGTGAGGCATTGGAGAATCGTGCCTTCAAACCGCTCTTTTCCACTCCAGCAGGCGAGCGGGCGGTTTAAAAAATCAGAAATCATTAACACTATAGTAGTAGACCTTAGGATAATGAATAAGTTCGTCCTGCCGGTGCTGGGACTTCTTTTTTTATCCGGTATCGTCTCTGCATACCAGATTGATATATCTGCACCCGAGACGCTCGCGCTGGGAAAACCTCTTATCGTCACCGGGACTACGACCTTTGGAATCGGCACCCCAATCGACGTGGTACTTTATTATCAGCTCACAACAGCTACGGAGATTAAACGTAAAATCGCCTATGTTCAGTCTGACAGGACCTTCCGTGTCATTTTCGATACAACGACCCTCAAAAAAGGGACATATAAAATTGAAGTGCCCGCGGATGCCCGGGGGGATTCAGTCACAACGCGTCTGGTGGAACTCGTTGACAGGACTGATGAAATTCAGCTTAGTTCACGACAGCAACAGCAATTTAATGGAAAACTCAGTCTTGCCGGTACGATAAAGGGAAACCAGAACTCCGGTATCCAGATAGAAGTGACGGCACCTGACGGGACACGGGTATTTGGGCCACAATATATCAGCACAGATTTTCAGGGATACTTTTCTGTTGAAGTGCCTATCACCCAGACTGGTATATATGATGCGAGTTTTACAGATGCGAATGGATTTGTCGGTACAATAAGCATATCAGTAACCGGGGAAGCTGCGATCCCATCGCCAACAGTGACCGGCATACCTGAAACAATATCGACCGAGCAAAAAGTTATTTCTGCCCATTCTCCTGCATCAAGGGATAACCCTGCTTATTTTGAAGTGAAATCCGGCTCCGGTACCATGAGTATATACACTTCGTCCCGTATTGACTGGGTGGTAGAATATATCGATGATCGCGGAACCCTGCATACCATCAATGAAAACGGTGCTCTGAATCCTGAAGAAATTATCATACAGGCACGGGGAAAGCCTATCTATGTGAAGGTATACCCATACAAATACTCTGACAGCGGGGAGGTCTTCCTGTATGGAGAGAATGCCCAGTCGGTGAGAGTCAGCCCCACCATCCCGGCAGGGTTCGGGGCCGGGTCTCTCTCCGGCACTATACCACCGGAGACACAAAAATCTCCCATGATGCTATTTCTGGGGATAATATCTCTTATGGTTATTACCGGTTTGAGAAATTCTTGATATCTTATATCCCTAAAAAATCTAATCCCATTAAGTTATTTTGAGCGATCCTTCCAAAGAAGCATTTTTTACATAAAAGACCAAATGGGTATGTTACGTGCCGGGGTAGTCTAGTCCGGGAAGGCGTTGGTCTTGAAAACCAATGGTGCCCTGCACCTCAAGAGTTCAAATCTCTTCCCCGGCGTCACCATTTTATATTTTACCGTCTTAAATGAACAATTTAAAATTATTATGATTATTGTCAAAAGGGTGTCATGGATTTTTAAAAATTCTGAAAGGGCCTTTGCATTGCATCACTGTTTTTATGTGGTTGAAGCTCCCACATTATACGTCAGATATTTGAGGGTCATCGATGTGTGTGGCAGTTCCCGCTGAAGTACTGGAGATTAAAGAGGGGAATATCGGGATCGTGGACTATGGAGACCTTAAGCAGGAAGTCCGGCTCGATCTTGTCGATGTAAAAGTCGGCGAATATGTTCTTGTCCATGTTGGTTTTGCTATCCAGCGGCTCTCCCGCGAAGAGGGGCTGGAAACCCGGGAAGTGTTCCGTCAGGTGTACGCTGCACTGGAGGAGTGATGCACGAGTACAGCATCGCGTATGACCTCTATGCAACAGCACGCAAAGCCGCAATTGAAAACCATGCGGACCGTGTTAATAAAGTATGCGTGGATGTCGGAAAGATGGCGATGGTAAACCCCGATCAGGTGATCTTCCTTTTTGATGCAATCAGGGAAGATGACCCACTTTTTGACCAAACGGTGCTTGAATGCAAGGATGTGGCACCGGAGACGAAATGTTCCTGCGGATATAAAGGAAATGAAATTTTTGTCTGCCCAAAATGCGGGGCGCTGCCAGAACTGATCAAGGGAAGGGAGATCCTGGTCACAAACATCGAGATCGAGGTCGATGATGCATGAAGGTCACACTGATGCATGGAGCCGGCGGGGAAGCAATGGGGGAACTGCTTCGGACGCTCACGAAGTTTTCCCATAATAATGCCGGCGGGATTGGGCTCGAGGCGCTTGATGACGGGGCAGTGATCCCGTTCAACGGGCAAAATCTTGTTTTTACAACGGATTCCCATGTTGTCCGCCCGATCTTTTTTCCGGGCGGGGACATTGGCAGGATATCCGTGTGCGGGACAATTAACGATCTTGCGATGATGGGCGGGCGCCCGATCGCGCTCTCCTGCGGCATGATCATAGAAGAAGGTTTTGATGTTTCAGATCTCGCACGGATCGTTGCGTCCATGGATGAAGCGCTCGGGGAAGCGGGTGCAAACCTCGTAACAGGCGATACGAAGGTGATGGAGAGGGGAGCTCTTGACGGGATTACAATTAATACTGCAGGGATTGGTGTTGCGGATACTGTTATACGAGACAATGGCCTGCAGCCCGGTGACAGAATCATCGTTTCCGGCACACTGGGAGATCACGGTATTGCTATCATGGTGCACCGCGAAGGATTTGATCTCGGTGAGCAGATAAAATCAGATGTGGCACCTCTCTGGGGTATGGTAGACAAGGCACTTGCCTCCGGGACAATTCACGCGATGAAGGATCCCACAAGGGGCGGGTTTGCAAGCGCGATTAACGAGATGGCAAGGAAAAGCAACGTGTGTGTCCGGATCCGGGAAGAACATCTCCCGATCCGGAAAAGCGTACAGAGTGCCGCCGGCATGCTCGGCATTGACCCGCTCGAAGTTGCCAACGAGGGAAAGGTTGTTATGGGCGTTCCGTCTTCGGACGTGGATGCAGTTCTTGCTGCCCTTCGTTCACACAAATACGGCAGGGATGCTATGGTTGTGGGTAACGTGACAAAAGGCGCCCACGTAATCATGGAGACATCAATCGGGGGTGAACGTTTTATTGAGCCCCCCCTTGGAGACCCGGTTCCAAGAGTCTGCTAAAAATATTTATTCATCAGTCGTTTTTCTTATCTGATATAATTCATTAATAGATCGAGGGCTTCCCATTCGCGTTTCCCGCCGCACTTCCGGACAATCCCGGCATGATAATCGATCAGTCGTTTTATTGACGGGTCCCGGTTGATCGCATACCGCGTCGCATGGACCGTTGCCTCAATAATGCTGTTGAACCCACGGTTTACCGGCCGGACTGTGGGTGATATAATCTCTTCGTGCAATGGTGACAGGAGAGCAGTTAACGATTCAGTGCCCCGGTGCTCGATCGTAACATCGAATGCCTGCCATGCATCAGCATGTGCAAGCCTGTGCATCTCCCTCCCGTTGACCAAAACCGAAAGAAACGCAGTCTGCGCAAGATCAGAAAATGCAGTGGTGACATATAAAACCGGATCCTGGACTATATTGGCTACCACCCACCCTTCGCTCTCAATATTGCGCGCAGTATGGCTGCCGGAGAAAAGCACCATGGAAAACCGGCCGCCCCGAAAGAAGACCCCCATCGGTGCGGCATTGAACCGGGTGCTCGCGATTACTTCGTTAATTCCTTCGTTCAGGAGTCCCATTTCCAGCCCTCACCCAGCGCGATGTATATGGCGGCGATGATGATGTCTGCAGTTGAACCCGGGTTAATCCCCTGTTCAATGCATTCGGCATCGAAACTCTCCAACGAGGCCTTACCGTCGAGGACGTCCCGGGCTCGCCGGACCACGCGCTGCGCAACTTCAATACCATGCTCCTTTATGATGAAGGTATCCGGTTCTGAAGCTAGCAAAATAAGAAATGCCTTCACAATGGCTTTGCGTCCATTGCCGTACGATTTCAGGAGATCCGCCCCGCGCCGTGTCAGTCGGAACCCGGTCACCCATTCGCGGGCAACCATGTCGTTTGCTGCAGAATGCTGCATCACATCCAGGAGGGTCATATCACGGTCACGCAGCATCTGCAGCGACCGGGGGTCATGAACGTCCAGTTCGTCAGTTTTATACATCCGTACGCTGGTCATCTGGAATGCCTTGTAGAACGCTACTGCATCAGACACATCGGTCTTTGCGACTGCGTCCTGTGCACCTGCAATATCCCCCCCATACACGAGCGGGATGAGCAGGATGAATGCACCGAAATGGGTGTTGCCGCCTTCATGGCAGTTTGTGGCCTGAACGGCATGC
Above is a genomic segment from Methanoregula sp. containing:
- the hypC gene encoding HypC/HybG/HupF family hydrogenase formation chaperone, giving the protein MCVAVPAEVLEIKEGNIGIVDYGDLKQEVRLDLVDVKVGEYVLVHVGFAIQRLSREEGLETREVFRQVYAALEE
- a CDS encoding hydrogenase maturation nickel metallochaperone HypA — protein: MHEYSIAYDLYATARKAAIENHADRVNKVCVDVGKMAMVNPDQVIFLFDAIREDDPLFDQTVLECKDVAPETKCSCGYKGNEIFVCPKCGALPELIKGREILVTNIEIEVDDA
- the hypE gene encoding hydrogenase expression/formation protein HypE; this translates as MKVTLMHGAGGEAMGELLRTLTKFSHNNAGGIGLEALDDGAVIPFNGQNLVFTTDSHVVRPIFFPGGDIGRISVCGTINDLAMMGGRPIALSCGMIIEEGFDVSDLARIVASMDEALGEAGANLVTGDTKVMERGALDGITINTAGIGVADTVIRDNGLQPGDRIIVSGTLGDHGIAIMVHREGFDLGEQIKSDVAPLWGMVDKALASGTIHAMKDPTRGGFASAINEMARKSNVCVRIREEHLPIRKSVQSAAGMLGIDPLEVANEGKVVMGVPSSDVDAVLAALRSHKYGRDAMVVGNVTKGAHVIMETSIGGERFIEPPLGDPVPRVC
- a CDS encoding DUF447 family protein — translated: MGLLNEGINEVIASTRFNAAPMGVFFRGGRFSMVLFSGSHTARNIESEGWVVANIVQDPVLYVTTAFSDLAQTAFLSVLVNGREMHRLAHADAWQAFDVTIEHRGTESLTALLSPLHEEIISPTVRPVNRGFNSIIEATVHATRYAINRDPSIKRLIDYHAGIVRKCGGKREWEALDLLMNYIR
- a CDS encoding triphosphoribosyl-dephospho-CoA synthase produces the protein MTRVERAQLAMMLEVCAYPKPGNVDRCHDYEQTLLEHFLASTIFSRPALEEAERGAGRIGEIIRHAVQATNCHEGGNTHFGAFILLIPLVYGGDIAGAQDAVAKTDVSDAVAFYKAFQMTSVRMYKTDELDVHDPRSLQMLRDRDMTLLDVMQHSAANDMVAREWVTGFRLTRRGADLLKSYGNGRKAIVKAFLILLASEPDTFIIKEHGIEVAQRVVRRARDVLDGKASLESFDAECIEQGINPGSTADIIIAAIYIALGEGWKWDS